From a region of the Vibrio ostreae genome:
- a CDS encoding LysR family transcriptional regulator yields MQSPITLEALHILDAIDRRGSFAAAANELNRAPSSLSYQIQKLEQDLDIMIFDRSGHKANFTDAGKLILERGRGILNATEKLVNDSTLLANGWELDITLAFDGIIPIANFFPLVEALGNVSKTRIRLQEEILAGCWESLADDRADLLICPRIETLPQDVKAETLGSMEMVWVAATHHYVHKRTGGFDAEARQKYRAIAIADTARDQPAMSVNILQKQPRLTVTNFNAKCQALLSGLGIGTIPKHVAEPLIAEGKLKIIEGSPESHMELIMAWRRNKIGEAKSWCIQYLKKHWSLV; encoded by the coding sequence TTGCAAAGTCCAATTACGTTAGAGGCGCTCCATATTCTGGATGCCATTGACCGTCGGGGCAGTTTTGCGGCGGCAGCAAATGAGCTCAATCGCGCGCCGAGTTCACTCAGTTACCAGATTCAAAAGCTCGAGCAGGATCTGGATATCATGATCTTTGATCGTTCAGGACACAAAGCCAATTTTACCGATGCGGGTAAGCTGATCCTGGAACGGGGGCGTGGCATTCTGAACGCGACCGAAAAACTGGTCAATGACTCCACTCTGCTGGCGAATGGCTGGGAACTTGATATTACTTTAGCGTTCGACGGCATTATCCCTATTGCTAACTTTTTTCCGCTGGTCGAAGCTCTGGGAAATGTCAGCAAAACGCGGATTCGTCTCCAGGAAGAGATTCTGGCCGGCTGTTGGGAGTCTTTGGCTGACGATCGCGCTGATTTGTTAATTTGTCCACGTATCGAAACTTTGCCACAAGATGTCAAAGCAGAAACGCTGGGCAGTATGGAGATGGTGTGGGTGGCAGCAACCCATCACTATGTGCATAAACGCACTGGTGGGTTTGATGCCGAAGCACGGCAAAAGTACCGCGCTATCGCGATTGCTGACACCGCACGTGACCAGCCGGCAATGAGCGTTAACATTCTGCAAAAGCAGCCCCGTCTTACCGTAACAAACTTTAATGCCAAATGTCAGGCGTTGTTAAGCGGCCTAGGGATCGGCACTATTCCGAAACACGTCGCCGAACCGCTGATTGCCGAAGGTAAGCTGAAGATTATCGAGGGCAGTCCGGAAAGTCATATGGAACTGATTATGGCCTGGCGCCGCAACAAAATTGGTGAAGCCAAATCCTGGTGCATCCAGTATCTCAAAAAGCACTGGTCTCTGGTTTAA